ttttttaaaaatatttttcaatatttcattttttaggaaaatggtaatacttttttgaattgaaaaatatttattttatttcgtaaggaaaatctaatttgatatTTCACACCGTCATTTGACCGAAAATTACTGACATGGACGCCGCACATCCTCTGTGGTATGACTAGctctaatgtggacaatttttgaagtttttaaaaatacatgttatatttaatatttatttttatttttttttcttttgccttcttcCTCCATGATGACCAATCGGGGATGGCCGGgggtgagctcgagcctcgccgaCCTCAAGCTTGTGGACCGTACTTGCGGCCGACCTTGGAGGCCCAACAATGggtagaggaaaaaagaaaaagaaaaagaaaaaagggaattaaaatttttgaaaaactagaATATACACACTATGACgcatttatctcaaacttgacactaaaaaatttcaaacttgtaccTTGTGGCACATTTACCCTACGTCAAGGTTCCATCAAAGAGCATTGTTAAAAATCTACATATATCGAAGCCGGAAGGCAAACAATGTTAACATGGCACCCACGTGGCCTAAGTAAAATAAACATGGCGTTATTTTAGTTGAAAAATCACATGATGGCATCTTGGCGTAAATGCAtatgtacaagtttgggatttcttatgtcacaataaaaagtttagagtaaatgtgtcacaatgggcATAGTCTGGTATttttgatatcacaaaaaaaattgtggataaatgtgtcacaattatcttaatttagagtttttgctAGCTTTTCCCCATATATCCTTTATGTAGGAAAGTACTTCAGTTTTCAACTAACTTATGCCGTACATACTCGTAGTCAAGTACTAATCATGTGCCATAATATGACAACTACTTGTATAATTAACTGGTCACTtgttaatcaaatcaaaatccgTAATGTagacaaaatttttctaaaaatatatcCCACGTCAACCATTAGTAGAGATGAAGATAGGTTATGCACGAAAGAAAGTAATTTTTGCCAGGTCAATTGAATAACTAAACAAGGTATGAAACCAAAACAGCCGTGAGCCGTAAGGAAGGGGGGAGCTATTTCATTTAGGCAGCCGacttaagagagagaaaggaaggcaaagaaaagaaaaccccgCACTCAAGAActtgtagagagagaaaccaagACAAAGGGAAAAGATACATGAGACCACACTCAATCCCCCCCCGCCCCCCTTACATTTGACGAAACATCATTAGCAATCACAAAGCGTACTCACTACGGTTTAAGATTCTCCAAATTCATTCACctgtctcttcctctctcttctccctccACCACCGCTTATAAATCCCTCCCATTCCCACCCTTCACCATCAATACATCCTTCTCAAAACCTCCACCTCTGTCCCTTGTTCATATTATCACACTTGCCATCTCTCTTTCCTCAATCTTCATGGATATCGAGTTTCAAGAATCCGATGTAGTTTTCACCGATCAAGATCAGGCAACCCCGGATCGGAGCAGCGATGAGGACGAACGGGACTACTACAGTTTCTGCCATACAATGGTGGTGCCGATCCACGACAACAACTCGTGGGTGCGAGGCagatcgaagaagaagaaggccaagaagaagagaaggacgAATTCGCCACCCGTCGATATCCCGGAAACTTTTGTCTGGTCCCCTGAATCTGACTATGCTTTTGAGGAGGGGGACGACAAAGGGGTGGTCGTGCCGCCGCACTTGATCATCGGGCAGCGCGTAGCTGCGAGGATGGCGTCCTCGGTGTGCTTCAGCCATGGGAGGTTGCTTAAGGGGAGATATTTGAGCGAAGTGCGGGATTCAATTCTTAGAATGACGGGCTTTTTGGAGTCGTGAGAAGGTCTGTTTTGGAGACTTCATTATTGTTACCCGAGCAcacaaaaaaggcaaaaaacaaGGGAAGGAAAatgtcaagaaaatgaaaatgtccTCTGTTTTTCCATCTCCATTTTCTTGATGTCTTCTCAGTTTCTTTTCAGAATTTCATTCATTGCAATGGAATGGAGCACTCTGGATTCAAAATCGGAATTGTGGAAATGTGGGTTCTTGTGCAATTCATTTTACTTCCTTAAAAATTTCATGTACATATAGCTTGTTGCATTAATGGCTGGTTTAATGTGTGCTGTCTGAAAACCCTACGTGAGCATATGTTATCCGGGGGAgggattttctttatttgtatGTCTTATAATTGTATGAACAGTATAGTTGAAGGTATTGCCGGCCtttggagagagaaaaaaagaaaagggtattGCAGGTCATGGGggaattttaattttgacttGGAAATCACTAATATGTGTGCAAATAATAGTAGAAAAGTACtcgttttttctttgttgtccTATAAAATTGATATATCAAGTGCTATGATACTTTGAGTGATTGCTTAAATAAATCAATCGATCATGTCTAACATCCAATTTATACGATCTGCCACGTCATTTCGCATGTCAATAATGTAATTTGGCTTGCAcacttttttgtaattattgAAAATTCCCCATCTTAAATAATAATGAATCAAATATATAGCTATAAGGGTATGTAAAATATTGGCTGAATAATTGCCGAATTTAATTGATGGTTTAACTGCGAATTAAAGAAATAATGGATGTTTCTGGGTTGCTACCTGTCCGTGTTTTGGAAGATTGCTCCATTCACCTGAGCAAAGTTGACGGCACTCAACgatataaatattattagaTTAACCGGTATGATTATGTCGTTTAATCTTATCTAATGAAAAGATTAATGGGATAATGTGGCACATGTCATTTCACATCgttgaaagaataaaaaaattataggtAGTAGAAGCATTCGTTTTCATGAGATTGTTGATAAGCATGGCGAGGAAAGTAACTAAGAGACGACAAGATTCTTAGACGCTTCGGGTTATATGATTGCCTAGTTCATTATTACATTTGTTCATGTCCAGATTTGGATGCTTGTGATTGTCATATTCATGTTAAACTTGTAGGcgcattaatatttttattgtgtCTTTTAAGTGTACGAGTCCACGGTCATGAGTAAGAACAAAGTTGGGCATCACAATTATATGACCAAATATTGTATGGGTGATTAGTTCTAGACGGGGTAGATTTCAGATAAAGAATTTGAGACCTGCATTGTGAAagtttgttttcaaattttggaacCAAGAACTAAACTTGACTCTCTAGAATCGATCTTGAACTTAACAGCAGTTCCAAAGTCTAGAACTTGCTCCTTTTTTCGGTAtcatccttttttgaaaatcgaaCATGTTTGTTTTGTACTGAAATTTCCCGCAAGACAAGCACACAAAAGGCCAAGCAGAAAGTGAGAAATGAGAAAGTGTTTCAAAAAAACTTAAGAATTTGTTTTGAATTGGTTCAAAATGGGTTCTTCTTGAGAACCAAATCGGTCTTTGTGTGAACAAGCCCTTGATACAGTCGGGTAAGATTGGTTTAGTCTGGTTCTCGATTCTCGGCTTGAATCGGCGCAACCGCTCACCCGACGTAGAACAGAGGGCGCACAATTTCCTTGAAAAACGCGATCGCCGGAAATCAGAGCGATTCCACCAATGCTTCGCTGTGGACCTCGAATTGCGCTTAAATTTGTTCGGTGGCATGGAAACAGGCCTCCGATTAATACACATGCTTTACCGTGACCGACGTTGTATTTTTAAGTTTCGAagtcgtttagataggtttgcGGACAGTTTTTCGATTTTAGGCAACTTTACGATACATCTAatcgcaatatttgatttgaattctgattagatttgattttaaatATCTCATTTTATGTTATCTTTAATTCCAATCCTAATTCCCAAGGgagtcctatctatataaaggacgtcTGCCCTATGTAATCAATACAATTgattccataaaatttcaatatatcCTTTGGAAAGCTTTTCCAATTATCTCTTCCTCTGCGTCATCACCTTACCCTTTTGTAACGACTTAGGCTacgtttggttcagctttgaaAATGGGCCTGGAGATATGCAAATGCCTTTAGCATAAGTGGCTTTTgcataaatgcaaatgcaaatgtcatttggtaaaaaatcctttgaaaaacaactttgggTTGAGTAGtgtttaaccaaaaaaaaattgcaaagggctttggctacattatttCTTATTCTccaaatttctttttataaaaaaaaaatcaaacccttcGCTAGTTTCAACGAAGGGCTTAGGCCCCCGGCGAGTCAAATCTAGCATCAGAGGCCATCGGCTGAGGCCACCTAGGGTTGTGCAACCCTCAACGAGGGTTACATGACCCAAGCAGCCTTTGCCTAGGGTCGCGCTACCTCAGGCGACCATCCGTTGGGATTGCGAGACCTTAAGGGGTTGTCGTCAGAGGTCGCGAGACCTTATGCAACCATCGTCTAGGTCGCGCGACCCAAGTGGCCCTCGCCGATGTAGCACCACATCAAGCGACGGTTGCTTGGATCATGCGACCTCACTGGCCCCTTGGCGGCCAGATTTGGCCTCATCGGTCCTTGCTGAGCACCCTTGCTCAAGAAGATGAGCAATACACcaggatttcatttttttaaaaaggggtaAAATTTGAAGGTTTTGAGTGCAAAATAGACAACtcgctaattttaattaatgaggTCTTCAGCATTCCGAAGATGTTGAAAACTAAATGCTGGTCTCTACTAGCATTGAGCTTCCAATCTTTCCAAAGTTAGCTTTCAACTTAAAGCCCCTTGAAAATAGTTGCCAATCACCCTAAATTTTCTATAACGAGCTTTTAAAATGCTGAACTAAATGCACCTTTGGCAATGAAACATCTAACATGTTGAGAGTTTTTGTGGAATCTGGGGAAGGTGACTTCTTCCACTTGCACGCATTATCCAACAATTACCAATTACTCAAGATATATTAATAATTAAAGTTTTAAGTGAATTctgcaaaattaaaatgaggCAAATTACCAGTTAATCATCTCTCTCTAAGTTTAATTTTCACACAAATATACTATCCGAATGCATGCCAAAtactcaaaaaattaaaagtaaattgGTTTCGATTATACAATAATTTCGAGATacatacaattgaaaaattcgGACAAGCAGTACAAAAACCCatttttattcttgtttgtcaaaggaaattttatcaaacatttGAAGTCTAATTCCTcgtatattattattattacccACATAATTGACCCCATTATTTTAGGTTTTTCTCAAGGTAGATGGACTGGGGGCCCCACATCGCGCGTAGATCAATGACCAGCACACGAGGCCACGTGTTGGAACAGGACTTACACCTAATTACGACCGGCCATGTGTCTAATGCTTGTACGAGAGGGGACCGGATAAGTTAACGTCAAGCTCATGCACTGGCTTACGCGGACGACATCGCGGCCCAGAAGATTCTTCAGAACCAAATATTATACCGATCAGCCCCGTAACATAATAAAATAGGGGTTTTTTACGTGTTCTATATTAATATTTAGGGTTTCAAAGTGTCAGTTTTTCATTCGTTAACTTCTATTTTGGGAGAGAGAGTGCGTGTGTTTTTGCAGATTAGGAAACAACGAGGAGAGAGTGACATGTGAATGGGGAATAAGACGAGAGAAGAAAGTCAACTGGTTTTTGCTCTGTTTTGTGCGTGGGAATGTGTTGTAGTTCATGACCCCAaccaaatccaaagactcgagaGAAGTAAGATTTATTAACGAGTTTGAAAGCAAGTGATTGGTTGTTTGGAATGCGAATGGATTGGCATGACGAATGCTAATCCTTTCGGGAACTTGTCGATTTCCATTTTGGTTGGTAAAGCATTTGAGAAAAGATGAGACCGGGTTGAGAATCGCTAGGAGGAGAAGTTTCGCCCATTAAACGTCTCAAGTTCCTTCCTTAACAAGAGATTGGAATGTCCGGCGGAGATGACCGCTAGGGTTTTCGTCCTCAGCGATCATATTTCGTATTTTCTAATTCCGTTTCGTTTCTTGGATTGAATGAAGCAACCGACCATGCCAAAAATGTTTTACACAATCCGGGTTTCCGAAGCGTATTGTGATTACTTTATATCTTTTTAAGATTTTGTCACATCGGTTATGGAAATTCTATCGTTTGTTTACTCAACTGCCGGTCTAGTTTTTAATGGGGATTTCAAACCGTGTTTGTTCATTCTTCTAGCATATGAGATCGCGTTGCCCAATACGACACATTGTAAATGATGCTCGTTAAGACATGCACAATCAAATTATAGACTATGTATGAGTGTGATCAACCATTTCTTATCGACAATGGAATAATGCCAAGTCTAATTTGAAATTGTTGAAATATTTGTAGTCTACGCTATTAGAGAAATAGCTCAAATTTTTCGGGGGCTACTTGAAGAAAGGGAGGACATCTTGAATGACCATATATAACCATGCGGtcgaatgggaaaaaaaaaatcaccttccAAATGAATTGTAGCTGATGATGAGtgcaaaattaatttatgtaCCATATATATAGTAATAGACAAAATTActgaaaaagtcctaaatttattgtaattgtgctaattcagttctaaacttttttattttttgctgatttagtTCTAATTCTTTTACAATTTTACTATTTTAGTCCATTCGGTGAATTTTGGCCAGCCGACGCTATGTGAACGCCGATCAACCGGCGacataattaatattttttcaatttatatttcatctttctttctttttattttattttattttttttccttttccccttccctcttGTACCTTTGGTTGGTCGTTTGACCTCGGCGATCGACCGCAGGCGACGGCCTAGACCGAGCCTTCCCGGCCATGGCAAGGTTCAACCTCGTCGTTGTCGAGCGAGGCTAGCCTCTCCCGGCCATGGTGAGGCTCCACCTCGTCGTTGCCAAGCAAGGCAACGACGAGGTCGAGCATTGGCCTCGACAGCTGGAGGtagaagagggaaggggaagaaaaagaaaaaaaggaaaaaatatttaaattatgtCGTAGGCTGGCTTGCGTTCACTTCGTTCTTGGTTTGGTGGCCAAAATTtattggatggactaaattggtacaattgcaaaaggtttatga
The sequence above is drawn from the Rhodamnia argentea isolate NSW1041297 chromosome 9, ASM2092103v1, whole genome shotgun sequence genome and encodes:
- the LOC115753015 gene encoding uncharacterized protein LOC115753015; this encodes MDIEFQESDVVFTDQDQATPDRSSDEDERDYYSFCHTMVVPIHDNNSWVRGRSKKKKAKKKRRTNSPPVDIPETFVWSPESDYAFEEGDDKGVVVPPHLIIGQRVAARMASSVCFSHGRLLKGRYLSEVRDSILRMTGFLES